One genomic region from Fundulus heteroclitus isolate FHET01 unplaced genomic scaffold, MU-UCD_Fhet_4.1 scaffold_77, whole genome shotgun sequence encodes:
- the LOC118561966 gene encoding uncharacterized protein LOC118561966 — MPRGKSHRRSEAAKKRVEAVRLGRVGIPKASSDFVPVRGTGLRHKVKTWPTSDVTNHCHKLVIPEGTSDKKFVLVIGASHLRSFVDGVVVMASGDIQFGFMSTPGASAADLRLEVLNAVIPREPDAVCIMAPSNNLTASRHPEEAGQEFERYLLAVRSRWSKVFCTGFVPRLTESREKQTVFQQEFHRRSAKLGIPYYEVADYFPLDDLDLWCPDGIHLSDNHGMHILNHLIWMFAYEFMELSAPKPLVQSQATPPYKSRFVPRVLVKGEERSRPSSPLPTEWTLVRSGRKRNLSGESPKKRVVHHQREHSPVAFSECVIPSNPVCFSPAILVAMETVSPSATQDVCTGTETKPVEHPIKPSVSKSRRVRQKVSAASCATPARGAELLLAENTVGPKRSRIFVSDARPACPRVASDCSAVGPACALESPAGQGVCIVMCPAVCINKKCLSVLFSVLEFS, encoded by the exons ATGCCTCGAGGAAAGTCCCACCGCCGTTCGGAAGCTGCAAAAAAGAGAGTAGAGGCAGTCCGGCTTGGACGTGTTGGGATACCCAAGGCCTCCAGCGATTTTGTTCCAG TGCGTGGCACGGGTTTGCGCCACAAAGTTAAAACATGGCCAACTAGTGATGTGACTAACCACTGTCACAAGTTGGTCATTCCTGAGGGAACGTCCGATAAGAAA TTTGTTCTTGTGATCGGTGCGTCCCATTTGCGTTCATTTGTGGACGGCGTTGTTGTGATGGCAAGTGGTGACATCCAGTTTGGGTTCATGTCCACTCCTGGTGCTTCTGCAGCTGACTTGCGTCTCGAGGTGTTGAACGCTGTCATACCTCGGGAGCCTGATGCTGTCTGCATCATGGCTCCATCAAACAACCTTACGGCCAGTCGTCACCCAGAAGAAGCCGGACAGGAATTTGAGCGGTACCTGTTGGCTGTGCGTAGTCGTTGGTCTAAG GTATTTTGTACCGGCTTTGTTCCCCGCTTGACTGAGTCCAGAGAAAAGCAGACCGTGTTTCAGCAAGAATTCCATCGCCGGTCGGCAAAGCTAG GGATTCCATATTATGAAGTTGCTGACTACTTTCCTCTGGACGATCTTGATCTGTGGTGTCCTGATGGC ATCCACCTTAGTGACAACCACGGGATGCACATCCTTAATCATCTGATTTGGATGTTTGCCTATGAGTTCATGGAGTTGTCAGCACCAAAGCCACTGGTCCAGAGTCAGGCAACTCCTCCTTACAAATCGAGGTTTGTGCCCCGTGTGTTGGTTAAGGGAGAGGAGCGTTCTCGTCCTTCTTCTCCACTCCCTACGGAATGGACGCTCGTGAGATCCGGCAGGAAG AGGAACCTCTCGGGAGAATCACCCAAGAAAAGAGTGGTTCATCACCAG AGGGAACACTCTCCTGTGGCTTTTTCGGAGTGTGTCATTCCATCCAATCCTGTTTGTTTCTCACCTGCTATTttggttgccatggaaacagTCTCTCCATCGGCCACTCAAGATGTTTGCACAGGCACTGAG ACAAAGCCTGTGGAACATCCAATAAAACCATCTGTCTCAAAGTCTAGGCGTGTGAGACAGAAG GTTTCAGCTGCATCTTGTGCAACTCCTGCCAGAGGTGCGGAATTATTGTTGGCTGAAAACACT GTTGGGCCTAAGCGATCCAGGATTTTTGTGTCTGATGCGCGTCCTGCCTGTCCTCGTGTGGCGTCGGATTGTTCTGCTGTGGGTCCTGCCTGTGCTTTGGAGAGTCCGGCTGGTCAGGGGGTCTGTATAGTAATGTGTCCTGCAGTgtgtattaataaaaaatgtctgaGTGTTCTTTTCAGTGTTCTAGAATTTTCATAA